The sequence AAAGGAGCCGCCTATTACGGGCCGTTTGTTTCCGCTGCAGAGCGCGATGCGGTACTCCGGACCATTAAACGTACCTTTACCCTTCGTTCCTGTAAAAAACTCCCGAAACGTGCCTGCCTCCGGTATCACATGCAGTCATGCAGTGCCCCCTGCATCGGGATAATCAGCCCGGAAGAGTACCGCGTACAGGTGGACCGGGCAGTGACCCTGCTCAAAGGGAAAGGGGGCGAGGTTGTAAAACAACTTCGCGAAGAGATGGCTGCCTGCTCCACGGCGCAGGATTACGAGAAGGCGCTGTCCCTGCGCAACCAGATTGCAGCCATTGAGCGTTTATCGGAACGGCAGTCGGTTGAGCGGCCAAAAGAGAGCGACCAGGATGTGATCGCGTACACGGTTGCAGACGGGATTGTGTCGCTGATGGTCTTTGCCGTCCGGAAAGGCTCGCTCACCCAGAAACAGGAATATTCCTTTGAAGCGGTTGAAGATTTTTTCGAGGAATTCCTTGTCCAGTATTATGCTGATCATCCGCCTCCCACGGAACTGATCCTCCCCCATGATGTGGATGCTGCCCTCAGCGAATATCTCGCCGAACGCCGGGGCCGGAACGTGCAGGTCACCGTGCCAAAGATGGGTGAGAAGAAGAAGCTGCTCGATCTGGTGTACACCAATATCGAGCTCAGCTTCCGGCGGGGAGCCCTGAAGACCGGGGATCTCCAGGCTGCCCTTGAATTGCCCGATACCCCGCACGTGATCGAATGTTTCGATATCTCGCACCTGTCGGGCACATCAATGGTCGGGTCCATGGTGCAGTTCCGTGACGGGGCACCGGATAAGAAAAATTACCGCAGGTTCAAAATCAGGACCGTTGAAGGGATTGATGACTTTGCATCCATCGCAGAAGTGGTGAAGAGACGTTACCTCAGGCTGTCCGGAGAAAGTGCAGATATGCCCGATCTCATCGTTATTGACGGGGGCAAGGGACAACTGTCAGCAGCTCTTGGGATTCTCAATGAACTTGATGTGGAGATCCCGATCATTGCGCTTGCCAAGCGAGAAGAAGAGGTGTACGTGCCCGGCGAGACACTCCCGCGCCATCTCGACCCAAAAGGAATAGCATTACGGTACCTGCAGGAGATTCGTGATGAGGCACACCGGTTTGCCGTGGCATATCACCGGTTATTGCGCGGGAAAAACCAGAAAGGGGAAATGATCTCCCGGTAAACGGTATCCGTGTACTTCCGGTGCAAAAAATTTTCTATAAATAGTAGGAAAGTAAACACCCTCAGTACTATAGTGAGTACAAACTCTCGTGGGTTTTTCAGTCAATAATAGAGGAGGAAATCCAGTATCATGATGCAGATTTTTAAGACCCGGAAGGAATCCGAACCCGCTGTTACCGACAAAATAGAGGTGATTGAGCCGGGCTGCTGGATACAATTGTTCAACCCTACCGAAGAGGAACTCTTTGCTGTTACCCAGAAATGCACCATTCCTCCGGAATTTTTAAAGGCTGCCTTGGATGATGAGGAGCGTCCCCGCATTGACCACGAGGAAGGAGTAGCGCTCGTTGTCATGGATATTCCGGTCACCAATGTGAATGCCGAGATCAATAACTTAACCACTCACCCGCTGGGCGTGATCATGACCGATGATCACATCATCACGGTGTGCAGCCGGCAAACCCAGCTCCTGGATGACTTTGTCGCCGGTAAAGTGCGCCACTTCAATACCATCAAAAAAACCCGGTTCCTGTTCCAGATCTTTTACCGGAACGCGTCCAATTATCTCCACCACCTCCGGCAGATTGAGAAATCAATTTCCCGTATCGAAGTCGAACTCCACCGCTCCATGAAAAACGAGGAACTGTTCCAGATGATGGAACTTGAGAAGAGCCTTGTTTACTTCTCAACATCCCTGAAAAGCAATGAGGCGGTTCTTGAGCGGATTCTCCGGACAAAACCCCTGAAGATGTACGAAGAGGATGCCGAACTTCTCGAAGACGTCATCATTGAGAACAAGCAGGCAATGGAGATGTCCCAGATCTATTCCCACATCTTAAACAGCATGACGGAGACCTTTGCCACCATCATTTCAAACAACCTCAACATCGTGATGAAATTCCTCGCATCGGTGACGATCATTCTTGCCGTCCCGACGATGATTGCCAGTTTTTACGGGATGAACGTGGTGGGAATCCCGCTGTCCCAGACGCCCTTTGCCTTTGAGACCATTTTCGGTATTTCCTTTATGATCTCCCTCTGTCTCGGTATATGGATGTGGAAAAAGAAGATGTTCTGATCTTTATCCATCACTCCTTTATTCCTGAAAAATAAGGAGAATTGTGCAGTTATTTTTCTGCAACAAAAATGGTTATCTCTTTTGTTAACAGTAATAATAGGCATCAAGGGAATCACGTATGGAAAAACCAGACACAACAGAACCTTCTGCACAGGGCGGAAAAGCTCTTGCCGATCAGGGTATTATTGAGAATATTTTTGAACGGGCGCTCTGGAGTGTGCGTTTCGTTGTAATTCTCGGGGTAATCTTTAGCGCATTCGCCGCAATTGTCCTGTTTCTTGCCGGCTCGATAGAGATCATCAATGTTCTTACCGATTTTGTTCATAGCGGTGGTACGGTCGACAAAGTGGATATCCTGATTGGGATCATCGGTGCTGTGGACTATTACCTGATCGGTCTCGTTCTCCTGATCTTCAGTTTCGGTATCTACGAACTCTTCATCTCTGAAATTGATATTGCACGGGTTGAGAGCGGGTTCGGGAGCATACTTGATATCGACAACCTTGACGATCTCAAGAACAAGATCCTTAAAGTCATCATCATGGTTCTGATTGTGACATTCTTCCAGGTGATTCTTCTTAATTATCACGATATAAAAACACCTCTCGAAATACTGTATATGGCAGTCTCGATATGTCTGATCTGTGTCGGTGTGTACTTCCTCGGAAGGCATGGAAATTGATTTTTAAAAAAATCCTGATATTTTTTTTAGATCCCCTTATAATCTAAAAAGAGATATTTCCCTGTATGGATATCGAGCTGCGGGATCGTTTCATTTCCTTATGGCAGAACTATTTTCCCGGTACAGAACTTCCGATCACCTTTGAGTTCAGGAAAGAATCAGACCCTCAAAGGAAAGTCCCCCCACCGGATGGCTGGCGCTGCATCATCTGCCAGATTGGCCGGGCCAGGAACGGGACTTCTCTTGCCCTGGATGAAAAGTCCGTTACCTGCAGGGGTGGACTCATGTATTCGGGCTATTCACACGAGCGGTCCCCGGATTTCCTGAATTTTCTCTCCAAGGGAACGCCGGGAGGCGTAGAAGGAGAACGATACAAACAGACGCCGGCTATTGTCGATGCCTGGCAGAAAATGATCACTGCTCTCCCTTCGCAGGGAAAGGATCTCCTCGTCACCCGCTGGGATCAGCTGACCGAAGCTGACAATCCCGAAGTGGTTATCTTCTTTGCCCGCCCCGAAGTGATGAGCGGGCTCTTTACCCTTGCAAATTACGACCAGTCCGATCCAAACGGCGTGATATGCCCGATGGGGGCCGGGTGCAGTTCCATCATCTATTACCCGTGGCTGGAACAGCAGAAAGATAATCCTAAAGCGGTGCTGGGTATGTTCGATCCTTCCGCCCGGCCCTGTGTTCCGCCGGATATGCTCACCATGGCCATTCCGATGAAGAAGTTTGTCAGGATAATTGGGTATATGGAGGAGAGCTTCCTGATCACCAAATCATGGGATACGGTAAAAAAGAAGATCGAACGGAGTGCCTCACTCCACCAGAAGACCTGAAAAATTATTCCCAACATTTTTTGCTGGCACAATACCCGCGCCCGCTCTTTTCAAAATACTGCTGGTGATACTCCTCCGCTTTCCAGAACTGTGATGCAGGAACAATTCCGGTTGCGATTGTTTTTCCCCGGTATTTTTCCAAAGCCGCGAGCCGGGCTTTCGATGCCTCTGCTCGTTTCTTCTGCTCGGGGGAATGGTAAAAGATTGCAGACCGGTAACTGGTGCCGACATCCGGCCCCTGCCGGTTTACCTGAGTGGGATCATGGATGTCCCAGAACGTGTCCAGCAGTTTTTCATAGCTGACAACCGCGGGATCGAAGAGGATGGCCACGGCTTCAGCATGGCCGGTGCGGCCTGAGCAGACTTTCTGGTAGTCAGGTTCGGGAATGGTTCCGCCCGTATATCCTACGGCCGTTTCAACGACTCCCTTAATCTGCCGGAAGGCTGCTTCGACTCCCCAGAAACAGCCGGCGGCAAAGGTTGCCTGCTCCAGTTCTTTTCCTTCATCCATGCAATGGAATGACTCGCGAAAGATGATGGACATTGCGGTGCGGGCAATCAGCTTTACCGTATTCTGGAGACGTATTGTGACAAAACGGAATGCGGTAATTACTCTGCCGGGAAACCGGCCGAGACCCATGACTGGTAATTATCCTTGAGCCGGTATACCGGCGAAAACCCGGCATTTGCCAGTTTTGTGGCTCCGGCAATGCTGGATTCATCGGAATGACAATAGACCAGGTATGGTCTTGACCTGTCGAGTGTTGGGATCTTTGCATCCAGAGCATCGAGCGGAATATTGACTGCCATAGGCAGGTGCCCGTCTGAGTACTCTGATGAGAGATCGATGATCACGAGTTTTCCCTCGCTGGCATGCTTGACTGAGCGTGCCTCCTGTGCCGTGACATCGTTGTATCCTGCTGCGGTCTTTGTGCCGGACTGTGCCGGCTGCATGCACCCGGCGCCAATTATCATAAGAACAACGAGGAGAATTAATCCTCCGTGCAGGGGCCGGAATACCATAGTTACCGGAGAAGTGATCTGTACCGGAGAATGATTAATATGCTGAAATGAGACGGGATTTTCATGAAAAAAAGATTGTGACCGGTGATGTCTTCGGTCGACAAAAGAGTTGTGATTTTCTGAAATACGGGTTATTCTTTCTTTTCTTTATCCGGGTTGTCGGTTGCTGCGCAGGCACGGGCGGTCCGGAAGATCCCGACAATGATCGAGGCAACCGCAAAGAGCGAGAGTGCGATGATTGCATAGATGATATAATTGAAGTTCTGCTGGACAATGGGGATGCCACCAAAAAAATACCCTGCTAAGGTAAAGCCGAGTATCCAGAGAGCTGCGCCGATCACGTTATAGGTGAGGAACCAGCGGTAGCTCATCTTTCCCACGCCGGCAAGGAACGGGGCGAATGTCCGTATGAAGGGAATGAACCGGGCGATCACGATGGTTACTCCGCCATAGCGGGTAAAATATTCCTGGGTTTTTTCCAGGTGCTCCCGGCGCACAAGGCTGTAGTTCTTCTCCAGCAGTTTCATACCGGTGGTGTTCCCGATCCAGTAATTGACGGTATCTCCTATCACCGCAGCCGCAAAGAGTGACAGGAGCAGGATCTCGATATTGAGGTAACCGGCCCCGGCCATTGCCCCGGCAACAAAGAGAAGCGAGTCCCCGGGAAGGTACGGCATTACTACGAGACCGGTCTCGCAGAAGATGATCGCAAAGAGGATCAGGTACGTCCAGATACCGTAGGCATCGATGATGCCCGGGAGGTACTTATCGAAATGAAGTACCAGGTCAATGATGGAGAAAACGGGATCCATTTCCCGTTATATTGGCGGTAAGGTATCATAAACACAATGGCGTGATCCGGATATCCTTCATGGGGGTGATGTAAGCAATGGAGAGATTTGTATCCTGGTAAACTCATGGGTTCCGGTTGAAAAATAGTGAGATTACCCGGGCAGGGATTTTTTCCCTGCATGAACCGCGTGGTACCCGATCCTGAGCAGAAACCCGATGACCAGTACGGATGCAGTTGCCACAACGATGGTTATCCACTGGTTAAGGGAGAGGGGAACGGTGCCGAATACCGCCCCGCCGTACTGGATGATCAGGATTTGGGCGAGGACGACAATGCCCATGACGGCAAAAAATGTCGGGTTGCCCCGGAAAAATGAAGGCATCTTCCCGTCAAGTGCACGGCAGTTGATGCCGTTCCAGACTGCGGCGATGATAAACGCGGCAAAAAAGACCGTATTGATCTCCGCTGCTGTCGTACCTCCCAGGAATCCTGTAGCAATCTGGAGCATGCCCCCGATGATGAAAAATGCTCCCATGACGATGATGGATACCCACATGAACGGTGTGATGATCTTTGCGTCATGCGGTATCGGCCGGTGTTTCATGAGACCGGCATGCGGGGCTTCCGAGCAGAGGGCAAAGGCGGCAAGCGTGTCCATGATGATGTTGATCCAGAGGATCTGGATGATGGTAAACGGTTCCGGGTAGCCCATCACCGCTGCAATGAAGACAAGGATGCAGGCCGAAAAGTTGATCGTCAGCTGGAAGAGTAAGAACCTCTGGATGTTCTCGTAGAGTGAGCGACCCCACAGGACTGCGTTGGTGATCGAGCCGAACGAATCGTCGAGCAGGATAATATCGCTTGCTTCCCGGGCAACTTCGGTCCCGGCGATTCCCATCGCAAGGCCCACGTCCGCATGTTTGAGTGCGGGCGCATCATTGGTCCCGTCCCCCGTCACCGCTACAACGGCCCCGGTCTTCTGGAGTGCGGTGACGAGCAGGAGCTTGTCCATCGGTTCTGCCCGTGCCATCACATCGAGCCCCTCGGCAGCAGTCACCTGCTGGTCGTCGGTGAGCGACCGGAACTCCGGGCCGGTGACAACTGCACCCTGCTGCAGGATTCCTGCATCCCGGGCTATGGCCCGTGCGGTCTCCGGGTTGTCCCCGGTTACCATGCGGATCTTTATTCCTGCACTCTGGCAGGTGGCAACCGATGCGGCGATATCGTCCCGGAGCGGATCGCGTATCCCGACATACCCGTCCCAGGTAAGGCTGGTCTCGCTCTCGTCTCCGTTAATTATCTCCTTGTGAGCAAATGCAAGCGTCCGCATTGCCCGCGATGCGAGTTCGCTCACCCCCGAGAGATCGGGTGTGGCCGTACAGAGCCCGCTGATAATTTCCGGCGCACCTTTTACGAGAAGGTACGGTGTTCCTTTCTGGTGGACAACGGTGGACATCCGCTTGCGGTTCCCGTCAAAAAGGTATTGCTTTGCTACGGTGGTCTCGGCACGCAGCTGCTGGTAATCGAGGGTGTACTCCCGCAGCCAGCGGTTCAGGGCACCTTCGGTTGAATTGCCGATCACAATGATCTTACCCTCGCGTTCTTCGAGATGTGCCGTGCCATTGACTGCGGCATTTAAGGTGATCCATTCCGCAGGTGTGCCCGGGAGATCCCCAGGGTGAACAGGATTTCCGGCTGAAGATGCCACAACCTGCATTTGGTTTTTAGTGAGGGTACCCGTCTTATCGGTGCAGACGGTTGTGGCCGAGCCGATGGTTTCGCAGGCAATCAGGCGCCGGACCAGACAGTTGGCCCGGGTCATCTTGCGCATGGCAAGCGAGAGGGAGAGGGCAACACTCATCGGTAGACCTTCCGGGACTGCGGCGACAACGATGACCACGGCGAGCATGATGTAGTGCAGGAGGTGATTGGCAGTGCCGATGTCAAGCCCGGTGATTTCCCCGAACATGAGGCCCCGGATGAACAGGGTACCGAAGATGAGTACGGCCATGGCATACCCGAATTTGCTGATGATACCGGCAAGGGCTTCGAGTTTCTGTTCGAGAGGTGTCTGGGTGGCGTGATCGATGCCAAGGGATGCAGCGATCAGACCCATCTCGGCCGAGTCCCCGACAGCAGCGGCAATCATGCGACCTTTGCCTGCGGTAACAAATGCACCTTTTAATACCCGGGCCTGCATGTCCTTACGGACCGGTTCGCTCTCCCCGGTAAAGGCGGATTCGTCACTGTACAGGGCATCTGATGCCGAAAGATACCCGTCTGCCGGAACTGCATCTCCGGCTTCGAGTAAGATGAGATCACCGACAACGATGTCGCGGGCGGGAACCGAAGTCGGGTGTCCGTCCCGGATCGCCTTCACCCCCATGTCATCCCGGTGGGCGTTTAAGATGTCGAACTCCTTACTGCTCCGGTATTCATTGAAAAACGCGATGCCGGTTGCAAGCAGGATCGCGAGGATGATCCCGATGGTATCTAAAAAACCGCTGCCCTGCACAAGGGAGACTACCAGGGAGATTGTGACGGCAAGGAGCAGGATCTTGATGATAGGATCATCAAAATTCTGTAAATATTGTTTCCAGAGGGATTCCCGGACCGGAGGCGTCATCGCATTGGCGCCATATTTTTTCCGGAATTCTTCTACCCGGGAAGATTCCAATCCTGAATCCCCGGCCAGCTCGATAATCTCGTCGAATGTTAGCATTGTTGATGTCCTTTTTTATGATAGAACGAATAGGTAAATGCAGTATCTAGTGGACTCTTCCGGACTATAATCCCGATTATGGAAGTACTCTTCCGGCAACTGATCTCTTACTGGTCCATCATCAAATTTTTCCCGTTGGGTAATCATCGGGAAAATTGTTGTAAAAAAAATCAGAGGGTTGTATCAATGATTGTTTTTTGTGAACCGTCCGAGAAGTAACCGGTAATAAATACCCGGTCGTTTCCGTCAAAATTACCGGTGAAGGTATGCGAACCCCCGTACTGGATCGGTGTTGTTGCAAGCCGTGAACCCATAGATTCGGTTTTTACCTGCCCTTTGCTGTCAGTTACGGAGATCTCCATCTCCACGAGTTTGTCTGTCTGCGGACTTCCCGGGTACGTGATGAGGATGTGCGTGGTGTCGGGCTGCGTGACGGTTACCACTGGTGTTGCCGGGGAACCTGCAGGCAGCTGTGTGCAGCCGCAGGACACGAGCAGAAGCGAGAGTACGGCAAAAAAACAGAGAGCCTGCATTCCATTCCGGTGTTTGAATATTCCGTTCTTCATAAGGAGTCATTGGAGTGCCGTTTTTTATTAAGATTGCTTTGTGGCAGCACCGGTTTTTCGTCCGGAGGATCGCAGGATGGATCAGGATCCTTATTGCGGTCCGGTACCTTGCACTCTTTTTTCCGGGCTGGTTCCGGTAACCGGTGAGAGCACCATCACTTTCCTGCCGCATCCCTATCCCTTTTAATATCACAACCCGAGATCCTAAGCACCGTGACTGAGTTCGAGCTCGTCTCAACATTCGCACCGGCCGGCTCCCAGCCGGAAGCCATAAAGGAGTTAACCGATGGTCTGGAGAAAGGCGAACGACTCCAGACGCTGCTGGGAGTGACCGGCTCAGGCAAGACCTACACGATGGCAAACGTGATCGCACATGCCGGTCGCCCCACGCTCGTGCTCGCCCACAACAAGACGCTCGCTGCCCAGCTCTATGCCGAGTTCTGTGACTTCTTTCCCCACAACCGCGTTGAGTACTTCGTCTCTTATTATGACTACTACCAGCCCGAGTCCTACATCCCGTCGAAGGACCAGTATATCGAGAAAGACTCGGCCATCAATCCCAAGATCGAGATGATGCGCCTCTCGGCCACCGCTTCGCTATCGTTCCGGCGCGACGTTATCGTGGTTGCCTCAGTCTCCTGCATATTCGGGCTTGGCAATCCCGAGAACTTCCGGAACATGGGGTTCGAGCTCGCGGTTGGCCAGAAGTGC comes from Methanomicrobiales archaeon HGW-Methanomicrobiales-1 and encodes:
- a CDS encoding peptide-methionine (S)-S-oxide reductase gives rise to the protein MEQATFAAGCFWGVEAAFRQIKGVVETAVGYTGGTIPEPDYQKVCSGRTGHAEAVAILFDPAVVSYEKLLDTFWDIHDPTQVNRQGPDVGTSYRSAIFYHSPEQKKRAEASKARLAALEKYRGKTIATGIVPASQFWKAEEYHQQYFEKSGRGYCASKKCWE
- a CDS encoding magnesium transporter, with the translated sequence MMQIFKTRKESEPAVTDKIEVIEPGCWIQLFNPTEEELFAVTQKCTIPPEFLKAALDDEERPRIDHEEGVALVVMDIPVTNVNAEINNLTTHPLGVIMTDDHIITVCSRQTQLLDDFVAGKVRHFNTIKKTRFLFQIFYRNASNYLHHLRQIEKSISRIEVELHRSMKNEELFQMMELEKSLVYFSTSLKSNEAVLERILRTKPLKMYEEDAELLEDVIIENKQAMEMSQIYSHILNSMTETFATIISNNLNIVMKFLASVTIILAVPTMIASFYGMNVVGIPLSQTPFAFETIFGISFMISLCLGIWMWKKKMF
- a CDS encoding calcium-translocating P-type ATPase, PMCA-type; translation: MLTFDEIIELAGDSGLESSRVEEFRKKYGANAMTPPVRESLWKQYLQNFDDPIIKILLLAVTISLVVSLVQGSGFLDTIGIILAILLATGIAFFNEYRSSKEFDILNAHRDDMGVKAIRDGHPTSVPARDIVVGDLILLEAGDAVPADGYLSASDALYSDESAFTGESEPVRKDMQARVLKGAFVTAGKGRMIAAAVGDSAEMGLIAASLGIDHATQTPLEQKLEALAGIISKFGYAMAVLIFGTLFIRGLMFGEITGLDIGTANHLLHYIMLAVVIVVAAVPEGLPMSVALSLSLAMRKMTRANCLVRRLIACETIGSATTVCTDKTGTLTKNQMQVVASSAGNPVHPGDLPGTPAEWITLNAAVNGTAHLEEREGKIIVIGNSTEGALNRWLREYTLDYQQLRAETTVAKQYLFDGNRKRMSTVVHQKGTPYLLVKGAPEIISGLCTATPDLSGVSELASRAMRTLAFAHKEIINGDESETSLTWDGYVGIRDPLRDDIAASVATCQSAGIKIRMVTGDNPETARAIARDAGILQQGAVVTGPEFRSLTDDQQVTAAEGLDVMARAEPMDKLLLVTALQKTGAVVAVTGDGTNDAPALKHADVGLAMGIAGTEVAREASDIILLDDSFGSITNAVLWGRSLYENIQRFLLFQLTINFSACILVFIAAVMGYPEPFTIIQILWINIIMDTLAAFALCSEAPHAGLMKHRPIPHDAKIITPFMWVSIIVMGAFFIIGGMLQIATGFLGGTTAAEINTVFFAAFIIAAVWNGINCRALDGKMPSFFRGNPTFFAVMGIVVLAQILIIQYGGAVFGTVPLSLNQWITIVVATASVLVIGFLLRIGYHAVHAGKKSLPG
- the uvrC gene encoding excinuclease ABC subunit C (The UvrABC repair system catalyzes the recognition and processing of DNA lesions. UvrC both incises the 5' and 3' sides of the lesion. The N-terminal half is responsible for the 3' incision and the C-terminal half is responsible for the 5' incision), which codes for MIDLANLPHAPGCYLFSDEAGTIIYVGKAKDLKKRVTSYFQKTDHDTKTEKLVERITAIDFVVTNTETEALLLENNLIKKHQPKYNIDLKDAKRFAYIEISNDPFPRIGIARKRTKGAAYYGPFVSAAERDAVLRTIKRTFTLRSCKKLPKRACLRYHMQSCSAPCIGIISPEEYRVQVDRAVTLLKGKGGEVVKQLREEMAACSTAQDYEKALSLRNQIAAIERLSERQSVERPKESDQDVIAYTVADGIVSLMVFAVRKGSLTQKQEYSFEAVEDFFEEFLVQYYADHPPPTELILPHDVDAALSEYLAERRGRNVQVTVPKMGEKKKLLDLVYTNIELSFRRGALKTGDLQAALELPDTPHVIECFDISHLSGTSMVGSMVQFRDGAPDKKNYRRFKIRTVEGIDDFASIAEVVKRRYLRLSGESADMPDLIVIDGGKGQLSAALGILNELDVEIPIIALAKREEEVYVPGETLPRHLDPKGIALRYLQEIRDEAHRFAVAYHRLLRGKNQKGEMISR